A window from Ignavibacteriota bacterium encodes these proteins:
- a CDS encoding DUF4981 domain-containing protein has translation MKLLCVLLAAIIFLNINFSQTQKKYNRLPHLELENPNIQSINKEEPHSTFMTFTNTDRSKTNRRENSEWQISLNGIWDFIFRQGINNRIENFGEKTFDNLKWEKIPVPSNMEIQGYGIPIYTNLRYEWAFDNSQVPPFVDMENNYFGYYKREFEVPNEWNDREIFIHFGSIKSAGYIWINGKKVGFTKDGKTPAEFNITNFVKTGNNNLAVEVIKWTDGSYLECQDFWRLSGITRDVFIYSQPKVRVRDFFVKSSLINNFQDVKINIDIEIKNHLNKNVQKQISYELIDESGIKIFSENKSLNIDKNSIQIINFQNEITNVKSWSAEIPILYTLLIYLKSSSGKVEEIIPSKIGFRNVEIKSGQLLVNGKPILIKGVNLHEFNQLSGQVVDEGTMMLDIKRMKELNVNAVRTSHYPQPDLWYDLCDKYGLYLVAEANIESHGMGYNLQKGQTLGNNPDWLEAHLYRTKNAVERDKNHPSVIIWSLGNEAGNGYNFYNTYNWIKQRDETRLVQYERANMEWNTDIYVPMYDRIWDMENYAKNYHDRPLIQCEYAHAMGNSLGNLKDYWDLIKKYPNLQGGFIWDWVDQGILKKVGDKRYWTFGGDYGPKDVPSDGNFLINGVVYPDRSLKPHSYEVKKVYQDISFQLIDLLNGEFEISNDYFFKTLKNYYLDWSIEVDGKIIKEGTEENISIAPQTKKRFKINVEDLEKRIGKNYFLNLSVKIIKGESSILSNDYEVAREQFQIPIKTKSILNTSKNNSEISVTVNDDKILISGENYKSTIDLKKGVITSYNFKGKEFIKNGEGFRPTFWRAPTDNDYGWKMAVKCQPWKVASENDLKIKSHKLTENGDGTIIVSMVYNFEIVNSKWNVDYTFYADGEVNIYNKFFSSDTSKDVIPRIGMKATLPSEFENIEYFGRGPIENYTDRKYSAHFGLFKSKISDMYVPYIRPQENGHRTDVSCLKLVNSVGIGLKFESEKLFEFNALHNYISDFDAGLDKDKDLRHTKDIVKNDLIQLHIDHKMMGLGSDDSWGAMPHNEYLIFPSKKGYEYSFKMVPFEE, from the coding sequence ATGAAGTTACTTTGTGTTCTATTAGCTGCTATAATATTTTTAAATATTAACTTTTCGCAAACACAAAAAAAATATAATCGATTACCACATCTGGAACTAGAAAATCCAAATATTCAAAGTATAAATAAAGAAGAACCACATTCCACATTTATGACTTTCACCAATACTGATCGATCGAAAACAAATCGAAGAGAAAATTCAGAATGGCAGATTTCACTAAATGGAATATGGGATTTTATCTTTCGCCAAGGAATAAATAATAGAATTGAAAATTTTGGTGAAAAAACTTTTGACAATTTAAAATGGGAAAAAATTCCAGTACCATCCAACATGGAAATTCAAGGGTATGGAATTCCGATTTATACAAATTTAAGATACGAATGGGCTTTTGATAATTCTCAAGTTCCGCCGTTTGTTGATATGGAAAATAATTATTTCGGATATTATAAAAGAGAATTTGAAGTGCCGAATGAATGGAATGACCGCGAAATTTTCATTCACTTTGGATCAATTAAATCTGCCGGTTACATTTGGATAAACGGAAAGAAAGTTGGTTTTACAAAAGATGGTAAAACTCCAGCTGAATTTAACATCACAAACTTTGTTAAAACTGGAAATAATAATTTAGCTGTTGAAGTAATTAAGTGGACTGATGGAAGTTATTTGGAATGCCAAGATTTTTGGAGATTAAGTGGAATTACAAGAGATGTTTTTATTTATTCGCAGCCAAAAGTTAGAGTTAGAGATTTTTTTGTGAAATCATCGTTGATAAATAATTTCCAAGATGTAAAAATTAATATTGATATTGAAATAAAAAATCATCTAAATAAAAATGTGCAAAAGCAAATCAGTTATGAATTGATTGATGAATCCGGAATAAAAATATTTTCGGAAAATAAATCATTAAATATTGATAAAAATAGTATTCAGATTATTAATTTTCAAAATGAAATCACAAATGTAAAATCATGGTCTGCCGAAATTCCAATTCTTTATACACTGCTTATTTATTTAAAATCATCAAGCGGAAAAGTTGAAGAAATTATTCCTTCCAAAATTGGATTCAGAAATGTTGAAATCAAGAGCGGACAATTACTTGTAAATGGAAAACCCATTCTAATAAAAGGTGTAAATCTTCATGAGTTTAATCAGTTATCCGGTCAAGTTGTTGATGAAGGAACTATGATGTTGGATATTAAGAGAATGAAAGAGTTAAACGTCAACGCAGTAAGAACAAGTCATTATCCACAGCCGGATTTATGGTATGATCTATGCGATAAATATGGGCTGTACTTAGTTGCTGAAGCTAATATCGAATCTCACGGAATGGGATATAATCTTCAAAAAGGTCAAACACTTGGCAATAATCCAGATTGGTTAGAAGCACATTTGTACAGAACCAAAAATGCTGTTGAGCGCGATAAAAATCATCCAAGCGTGATTATTTGGTCTTTAGGAAATGAAGCCGGAAACGGATATAATTTTTATAACACATATAATTGGATTAAGCAGCGCGATGAAACTAGACTTGTTCAATATGAAAGAGCAAATATGGAGTGGAACACCGATATTTATGTTCCAATGTATGATAGAATTTGGGATATGGAAAATTATGCAAAAAATTATCACGATCGTCCGCTGATTCAATGTGAGTATGCTCATGCAATGGGAAACAGTTTGGGAAATTTAAAAGATTATTGGGATCTGATTAAAAAATATCCAAATCTACAAGGAGGATTTATTTGGGATTGGGTTGATCAAGGAATTTTGAAAAAAGTTGGCGATAAAAGATATTGGACATTTGGCGGAGATTACGGTCCAAAAGATGTTCCTTCGGATGGAAATTTTTTAATTAACGGGGTTGTTTATCCGGATAGATCTCTAAAGCCTCACAGTTATGAAGTGAAAAAAGTTTACCAAGATATTTCATTTCAGCTAATTGATTTGTTAAACGGAGAATTTGAAATTTCAAATGATTATTTCTTTAAAACACTTAAAAATTATTATCTTGATTGGTCAATTGAAGTTGACGGAAAAATTATTAAAGAAGGAACTGAAGAAAATATTAGCATAGCACCTCAAACCAAAAAAAGATTTAAAATTAATGTTGAAGATTTAGAAAAAAGAATTGGTAAAAATTATTTCTTAAATCTTTCTGTAAAAATTATTAAAGGTGAAAGTTCAATTCTTTCAAATGATTATGAAGTTGCAAGAGAACAATTTCAAATTCCAATAAAAACCAAATCTATTCTTAATACATCAAAAAATAATAGTGAAATTTCTGTAACTGTAAATGATGATAAAATATTAATTTCCGGTGAAAATTATAAATCAACAATTGATCTTAAGAAAGGTGTAATTACTTCATATAATTTTAAGGGAAAAGAATTTATTAAAAATGGTGAGGGTTTTAGACCAACATTTTGGCGTGCACCAACAGATAATGACTACGGTTGGAAAATGGCAGTAAAATGCCAACCTTGGAAAGTTGCTTCTGAGAATGATTTGAAAATAAAATCTCATAAACTTACAGAAAATGGTGATGGTACAATTATAGTATCAATGGTTTATAATTTTGAAATTGTAAATTCTAAATGGAATGTTGATTATACTTTTTATGCAGATGGTGAAGTTAATATTTATAATAAATTTTTTAGCAGCGATACATCGAAAGATGTAATTCCGAGAATTGGAATGAAAGCAACACTTCCTTCAGAATTTGAAAACATAGAATATTTTGGAAGAGGTCCAATTGAAAATTATACAGATAGAAAATATTCAGCACATTTTGGCTTATTTAAATCGAAAATAAGTGATATGTATGTTCCATATATCCGACCTCAAGAAAATGGACATCGGACAGATGTTTCATGTCTTAAATTAGTTAATTCAGTTGGAATTGGTTTAAAGTTTGAATCAGAAAAATTATTTGAATTTAATGCACTACATAATTATATAAGTGATTTTGATGCAGGCCTTGATAAAGACAAAGACTTAAGACATACAAAAGATATTGTTAAAAATGATTTGATTCAATTACATATTGATCATAAAATGATGGGTTTGGGAAGTGATGATAGTTGGGGAGCTATGCCGCATAATGAATATCTAATTTTCCCAAGTAAAAAAGGATATGAATATTCATTTAAAATGGTCCCATTTGAAGAATAG
- a CDS encoding Gfo/Idh/MocA family oxidoreductase, whose product MENISKNKNLNNYPRRDFIKKSLFAIGGATLLPYDKIFGNKIIWDENSRGYKSISISSNEKVRLACIGIGHRGGEILNDFYNTGLVDIVALCDVDLGAEHTLENMNKFPNAARFKDFRKMFDQMTDKIDAVSIGTPDFSHFPITMLALSLGIPVYVEKPMARTFNEVELMMAAAKKYNVVTQMGNQGHSGTNYFQFKAWKDAGIIKDVTAISAHMNNSRRWHSFDPRITSMPPKEQLPENMDWDVWLNTAQFHEYNKDYHHGQWRCWFDFGMGALGDWGAHILDTVHEFLDLGLPKEINPTLLEGHNSFFFPFSSTLEFKFPERKNMPEVDITWYDGLDNIPPLPKGYIMPEQDLNIPPPSNNEVVKTKIPPGKIIYSKDLIFQGRSHSTTLSLVPNENSKDIEAKLPVIPESPSNHFENFILAVKGEEKTRSSFEIAGPLSQVFCLGVIAQRLSSKLEFNRETKQITNNKYANELLTGEPPRKGWEEFYKL is encoded by the coding sequence ATGGAAAACATTTCAAAAAATAAAAATTTGAATAATTATCCAAGAAGAGATTTTATTAAGAAAAGTTTATTTGCAATCGGCGGGGCAACATTACTTCCGTATGATAAAATATTTGGAAATAAAATAATTTGGGATGAGAATTCTCGTGGATACAAAAGTATTTCAATTTCATCAAATGAAAAAGTCAGATTAGCTTGTATCGGGATTGGACACAGAGGTGGTGAAATCCTTAATGATTTTTATAATACCGGATTGGTTGATATTGTTGCTTTGTGCGATGTAGATTTGGGTGCTGAGCATACATTAGAAAATATGAATAAATTTCCAAATGCTGCTCGCTTCAAAGATTTTAGAAAAATGTTTGATCAAATGACAGATAAAATTGATGCAGTTAGTATCGGCACTCCGGATTTTTCACATTTCCCAATTACAATGCTTGCGTTATCATTAGGTATTCCAGTTTATGTTGAAAAACCAATGGCACGAACTTTTAATGAAGTTGAACTGATGATGGCTGCTGCAAAAAAATATAATGTCGTAACTCAAATGGGAAATCAAGGTCATTCGGGAACAAATTATTTTCAATTCAAAGCTTGGAAAGATGCCGGGATAATTAAAGATGTTACAGCTATTTCTGCACATATGAATAATTCTAGGCGATGGCATAGTTTTGATCCAAGAATTACAAGTATGCCGCCAAAAGAACAATTACCGGAAAATATGGATTGGGATGTTTGGCTTAATACTGCACAATTTCATGAATACAATAAAGATTATCATCACGGGCAATGGCGCTGCTGGTTTGATTTTGGGATGGGTGCGTTAGGTGATTGGGGTGCTCATATTTTAGATACTGTTCATGAATTTTTAGATCTCGGATTGCCAAAAGAAATTAATCCAACTTTACTGGAAGGACATAATTCATTTTTCTTTCCATTCTCATCAACACTGGAATTTAAATTTCCCGAACGAAAAAATATGCCAGAAGTTGATATTACTTGGTATGATGGACTAGATAATATCCCACCATTACCTAAAGGATATATAATGCCGGAACAAGATCTAAATATTCCTCCGCCAAGTAATAATGAAGTTGTTAAAACAAAAATTCCACCGGGAAAAATAATTTATAGTAAAGATTTAATTTTTCAAGGAAGATCACATAGTACAACTTTATCTTTAGTACCAAATGAAAATTCTAAAGATATAGAAGCGAAATTACCAGTTATTCCAGAAAGCCCTTCAAATCATTTTGAAAATTTTATTCTTGCAGTTAAAGGTGAAGAAAAAACTCGTTCATCGTTCGAAATAGCTGGACCACTCTCACAAGTATTCTGCTTAGGCGTAATTGCTCAAAGATTAAGTTCTAAATTAGAATTTAACAGAGAGACAAAACAAATCACAAATAACAAATATGCGAATGAACTTTTAACTGGCGAACCTCCAAGAAAAGGTTGGGAAGAATTTTATAAACTATAA
- a CDS encoding class II aldolase/adducin family protein has protein sequence MKGKLNLKFYLLHPKEQLVRIINRIYNNKMTTLSGGNLSVKDLNGDIWITPAGIDKGKLSTNDIMCVKENGEFIGPHKPSSELPFHIAIYKARPDIKAIVHAHPPALVSFSIVRFLPDTNIIPQAKRVCGNVGYAPYALPGSEELGENIAATFKKGFDVVLLENHGVATGGKDILNAFHKLETLEFCARTIIQAKRIGEFTTLTENQIAFFDHRKYELPEFEIVEHTSFEREIRSQIIEIVHRACDRNLMISTEGVASIRYENNDFLITPTGLGRRSIDIEDIVMIKNGMREKGKNPSRSVLLHHEIYKHNPNINSIITAQSPSVTAYAISKEYFETRTIPESYVVLRDIPKIEFGTQFIDPEKIAKTLSMRSHTLLLQNDGLLTTGKNILEAFDRLEVAEFSANSLITSHDLGTCIKINDKQIHDLNEKFSLN, from the coding sequence ATGAAAGGAAAATTAAATTTGAAATTTTATCTTTTACATCCCAAAGAACAATTAGTCAGAATTATAAATCGAATTTACAACAACAAAATGACTACACTTTCAGGTGGGAATTTATCCGTTAAGGATTTGAATGGTGATATTTGGATTACACCTGCCGGAATAGATAAAGGTAAATTATCAACTAATGACATAATGTGCGTTAAAGAAAATGGAGAATTTATTGGACCTCACAAACCTTCTTCGGAATTACCTTTTCATATTGCTATTTACAAAGCACGACCAGATATTAAAGCAATTGTTCATGCACATCCACCGGCGTTAGTTTCATTCAGCATTGTTAGATTTTTACCGGATACAAATATAATCCCTCAAGCAAAACGTGTTTGCGGAAATGTTGGATATGCACCATATGCTTTACCGGGAAGTGAAGAATTAGGCGAAAATATTGCGGCAACTTTTAAAAAAGGATTTGATGTTGTTTTGCTGGAAAATCACGGAGTTGCAACCGGTGGAAAAGATATTTTAAATGCTTTTCATAAATTAGAGACTTTAGAATTTTGCGCAAGAACAATAATTCAGGCCAAAAGAATTGGGGAGTTTACAACATTAACCGAAAATCAAATAGCTTTTTTTGATCACAGAAAATATGAACTTCCGGAATTTGAAATTGTTGAACATACAAGTTTTGAAAGAGAAATAAGAAGTCAAATTATCGAAATTGTTCATAGAGCTTGTGATAGAAACTTAATGATTAGTACAGAAGGAGTTGCATCAATAAGATATGAAAATAATGATTTTCTTATAACGCCAACAGGATTGGGCAGAAGAAGTATTGATATTGAAGATATTGTTATGATAAAAAATGGAATGCGGGAAAAGGGAAAAAATCCAAGTAGATCTGTTTTGCTCCATCATGAAATTTACAAACACAATCCGAATATTAATTCAATAATTACAGCACAATCGCCAAGTGTAACAGCTTATGCAATTTCAAAAGAATATTTTGAAACAAGAACAATTCCAGAAAGTTATGTTGTGCTGAGAGATATTCCCAAAATTGAATTTGGTACGCAGTTTATTGATCCCGAAAAAATTGCAAAAACTTTATCAATGCGATCGCATACGCTTCTATTACAAAATGATGGACTTTTAACAACAGGCAAAAATATTCTTGAAGCATTTGATAGATTGGAAGTTGCCGAGTTTAGTGCTAACTCACTTATTACATCACATGATTTAGGTACATGTATAAAAATTAATGATAAACAAATTCATGATTTAAATGAAAAATTTTCTCTTAACTAA
- a CDS encoding DNA-binding transcriptional regulator, translating to MPELKKVILLLESSRAFGRDLLFGIGRYSRINGPWSFYWEPRGLKSSVPHLSKWKADGLIMRNSLIKKELMDMNLPTILALHDSKRPVNMPAICTNSASISSLAAEHLMNTGLKNFAYCGFDDIEWSNDRKNYFKKIIEESGFNIYLYNKSISTKQSSWQSEQSQMRKWILSLPKPIGIMACNDDRGQQVLEICKSLNIKVPEDIAVVGVDNDALICDLSDPPLSSVCLNTEQAGYAAAEQLDQMMNGKQKNYDDIIVLGTHVVQRQSTELLAVEDKDVVEAVRFIRNNAKNKIQIKDVVHQTCLGRRSLENRFKKTLHRTISQEIRRVRTEMMKRMLLETNLSISEITSMFDFTGIEHIARYFRKENGLSLIQFRKLLQKK from the coding sequence TTGCCAGAACTTAAAAAAGTTATTTTGTTATTAGAATCATCAAGAGCATTTGGTAGAGATTTACTTTTTGGAATTGGAAGATATTCAAGAATAAACGGTCCTTGGTCATTTTATTGGGAACCGCGAGGATTAAAATCATCCGTACCGCATTTATCAAAGTGGAAAGCTGATGGTTTAATAATGAGAAATTCACTTATAAAAAAAGAATTAATGGATATGAATCTTCCTACAATTCTTGCCTTGCATGATTCAAAAAGACCGGTTAATATGCCAGCTATTTGCACAAATTCCGCGTCTATTTCAAGTTTAGCAGCAGAACATTTAATGAATACCGGATTGAAGAATTTTGCTTATTGCGGATTTGATGATATAGAATGGTCAAACGATAGAAAAAATTACTTTAAGAAAATTATTGAAGAATCAGGTTTTAATATTTATTTATATAACAAATCAATAAGTACTAAACAAAGTTCTTGGCAGAGCGAACAAAGTCAAATGAGAAAATGGATTCTCAGTCTTCCCAAACCAATTGGGATAATGGCATGCAATGATGATAGGGGGCAGCAAGTCTTAGAAATTTGTAAATCACTTAATATTAAAGTACCAGAAGATATAGCAGTTGTTGGTGTTGATAATGATGCTTTAATTTGTGATTTGTCAGATCCGCCATTGTCAAGTGTATGTTTAAACACTGAACAAGCTGGTTATGCTGCAGCTGAGCAATTAGATCAAATGATGAATGGGAAACAAAAAAATTATGATGATATTATTGTTCTGGGAACTCATGTTGTGCAAAGGCAATCAACGGAATTGCTTGCCGTTGAAGATAAAGATGTTGTTGAAGCTGTTCGCTTTATTAGAAATAATGCAAAAAATAAAATTCAAATTAAAGATGTAGTGCATCAAACATGTCTTGGCAGAAGAAGTTTAGAAAACCGCTTTAAGAAAACATTACACAGAACAATTAGTCAAGAAATTAGAAGAGTAAGAACAGAAATGATGAAACGTATGCTTCTTGAAACAAATTTATCAATTTCTGAAATTACATCAATGTTTGATTTTACCGGCATAGAACATATTGCAAGGTATTTTAGAAAAGAAAACGGTTTAAGTTTAATACAATTCAGAAAACTTTTACAAAAAAAATAA
- a CDS encoding zinc-binding dehydrogenase: MKGAVLPGNSSTMLIEFDIPKPSHGEVLIKVKSSTICGSDIRCIYHEHLGKGPEGYQNGMIAGHEPCGQIIEVGPGCRRFKENDRVIVYHISGCGVCNDCRRGYMISCTSEYRRAYGWQRDGGMAEYLLAEEKDLVLLPDELSYSDGAQVACGFGTVYEAIEKIGISGNDAVLVTGLGPVGLAAAMLCKALGSKNIIGVEVIDERLEIAKNTGLFNHVLKAGNNNVEEIKKITGGYGVEKSIECSANDKARLLSIQAARKWGKIVFVGEGGSCTFNPSPDIIHDQKTIYGSWVTNIWRMEELVERIVRWGIHPEDLITHRFPLDKVEEAYAVMASGKCGKVAVVFDEELK; the protein is encoded by the coding sequence ATGAAAGGAGCAGTTTTACCGGGCAATAGCTCAACAATGTTAATTGAATTTGATATTCCTAAACCCAGTCATGGAGAAGTTTTAATAAAAGTTAAATCATCAACAATTTGTGGTTCTGATATTCGATGTATTTATCATGAACATTTGGGAAAAGGTCCGGAAGGATATCAAAACGGAATGATTGCCGGACACGAACCTTGCGGTCAAATTATTGAAGTAGGTCCCGGCTGCAGAAGATTTAAAGAAAATGATAGAGTTATTGTTTATCATATTTCGGGGTGTGGCGTGTGCAATGATTGCAGAAGGGGTTATATGATTTCTTGCACAAGCGAATATCGAAGGGCATACGGCTGGCAGCGCGATGGCGGAATGGCAGAATATTTACTAGCAGAAGAAAAAGATTTGGTATTACTGCCGGATGAATTATCATATTCAGATGGAGCTCAAGTTGCATGCGGATTTGGAACAGTATATGAAGCAATTGAAAAAATTGGAATTTCCGGAAATGATGCAGTTTTAGTTACTGGTTTAGGTCCGGTTGGATTAGCTGCAGCAATGTTATGCAAGGCACTTGGTTCAAAAAATATTATTGGTGTTGAAGTTATTGATGAAAGACTAGAAATTGCAAAAAATACCGGTTTGTTTAATCATGTTTTAAAAGCTGGAAATAATAATGTTGAAGAAATAAAAAAAATAACCGGCGGATATGGAGTTGAAAAATCAATAGAATGTTCTGCAAATGATAAAGCAAGATTATTAAGTATTCAAGCTGCACGAAAATGGGGAAAAATTGTATTTGTTGGAGAAGGCGGGTCATGCACATTCAATCCATCACCGGATATTATACATGATCAAAAAACAATTTATGGTTCTTGGGTTACAAATATTTGGAGAATGGAAGAACTTGTTGAAAGAATTGTAAGATGGGGAATTCACCCGGAAGATTTGATCACTCATAGATTTCCTCTTGATAAAGTTGAAGAAGCATATGCAGTAATGGCTTCGGGAAAATGCGGCAAAGTTGCTGTAGTATTTGATGAAGAGTTGAAATAA
- a CDS encoding aldo/keto reductase, with protein MINPNLIPQKKLYTGSLIPSIGLGTFGSDSVSAKTISDTVKNAIIGGYRHIDCASVYGNEKEIGEKLTECFNEGIVKREEIWVTSKVWNDKHDCVIESCKQSLSDLQLQYLDLYLVHWPFPNYHPPKCDVTARSANAKPYIHENYMNTWKQMESLVEMGLVKNIGTSNMTIPKLKLVLKDCKIKPSCNEMELHPHFQQPELFNFCIENDIQPIGYSPLGSPGRPERDRTNDDTVDLEDPVIQKISKRLNVSPSDVSLMWAVKRGQIPIPFSVNHYMANLNAIINTQLTNEDIEEISKIDKNCRLIKGQVFLWKDNQSWEDLWDINGNIPT; from the coding sequence ATGATTAATCCAAATTTAATTCCCCAAAAAAAATTATATACCGGAAGTTTAATTCCTTCAATAGGATTAGGGACATTCGGCTCAGATTCCGTAAGTGCTAAAACTATTTCTGACACAGTTAAAAATGCTATCATTGGCGGATATAGGCATATTGATTGTGCATCAGTTTATGGAAACGAAAAAGAAATTGGTGAAAAATTAACTGAATGTTTTAACGAAGGAATTGTAAAGCGTGAAGAAATATGGGTAACATCAAAAGTTTGGAATGATAAACATGATTGTGTGATTGAATCATGCAAACAATCATTGAGTGATCTTCAATTACAATATCTTGATTTATATTTAGTTCATTGGCCATTTCCAAATTACCATCCACCTAAATGTGATGTAACAGCAAGAAGCGCTAATGCAAAACCATATATTCATGAGAATTATATGAATACATGGAAGCAAATGGAAAGTTTAGTTGAGATGGGATTAGTAAAAAATATTGGTACTTCGAACATGACTATCCCCAAATTGAAGTTAGTACTAAAAGATTGCAAAATTAAACCATCATGTAATGAAATGGAATTGCATCCTCATTTTCAACAACCGGAACTTTTTAATTTTTGCATTGAAAATGATATACAACCTATTGGATATAGCCCGCTTGGTTCCCCTGGAAGACCCGAACGTGATAGAACAAATGATGATACAGTTGATTTAGAGGATCCAGTGATTCAAAAAATTTCTAAAAGATTAAATGTAAGTCCTTCCGACGTAAGTTTAATGTGGGCAGTAAAACGCGGACAAATTCCAATACCATTTTCTGTCAATCATTATATGGCAAATCTAAATGCAATTATAAATACACAGCTGACTAATGAAGATATCGAAGAAATTTCTAAGATTGATAAGAATTGCAGATTAATAAAAGGTCAAGTATTTCTTTGGAAAGATAATCAATCTTGGGAAGATCTTTGGGACATAAATGGAAACATTCCCACTTAA
- a CDS encoding alpha/beta hydrolase, giving the protein MKVKNLFFLIFILSSVINLAQNYKLPLWGKNVPNQNEIKVEEEKEITDILRITNVDKPIIEVYLPEKKYATGEAVVIFPGGGYRILAYDYEGTDVAKWLNSFGIAGIVVKYRLPQSPNNIEKRLSPFLDAQRAVRLTRFNSEKWGIDQNKIGIMGFSAGGHLASTLGTHFEDNFFTSDKIDSINCRPDFMILMYPVITFKAPNLHSGSRTNLIGENADSNLIIYYSNELHISEKTPPTFLIHAADDSGVPVENSIMFFNNLKKNNIKSEMHIFEKGGHGFGLAIGKGRLEQWKDLCISWIKDFTK; this is encoded by the coding sequence ATGAAAGTTAAAAATTTATTTTTTCTAATTTTTATTTTAAGTTCAGTTATAAACCTTGCGCAAAATTACAAATTACCTCTTTGGGGAAAAAATGTTCCCAATCAAAATGAAATTAAAGTTGAAGAAGAAAAAGAAATTACTGACATTTTAAGAATTACAAATGTCGATAAACCAATAATTGAAGTTTATTTACCAGAGAAAAAATATGCAACTGGTGAAGCTGTTGTAATTTTTCCCGGTGGAGGATATAGAATTTTAGCCTATGATTATGAAGGAACAGATGTTGCAAAATGGCTTAATTCATTTGGTATTGCCGGAATTGTTGTAAAATATAGATTGCCACAATCTCCTAATAATATTGAAAAAAGACTTTCTCCTTTTTTGGATGCGCAAAGAGCAGTTCGGCTAACAAGATTTAATTCGGAAAAATGGGGAATTGATCAAAACAAAATTGGCATAATGGGATTTTCTGCTGGCGGGCATTTGGCTTCAACGTTGGGAACTCATTTTGAAGATAATTTTTTTACATCGGATAAAATTGACTCAATAAATTGCAGACCGGATTTTATGATTTTAATGTATCCGGTAATTACCTTTAAAGCGCCAAATTTACACTCCGGTTCAAGAACCAATCTTATTGGTGAAAATGCGGATAGTAATTTGATAATTTATTATTCAAATGAATTGCATATTTCTGAAAAAACACCTCCAACATTTTTAATCCACGCAGCTGATGATAGCGGAGTTCCAGTAGAAAACAGCATAATGTTTTTTAATAATTTGAAGAAAAATAATATTAAAAGTGAAATGCACATTTTTGAAAAAGGCGGACATGGCTTCGGATTAGCAATAGGGAAAGGCAGATTAGAACAGTGGAAAGATTTATGCATTAGTTGGATAAAAGATTTTACGAAATAA